A window of the Hordeum vulgare subsp. vulgare chromosome 5H, MorexV3_pseudomolecules_assembly, whole genome shotgun sequence genome harbors these coding sequences:
- the LOC123395156 gene encoding aspartyl protease family protein At5g10770-like, whose translation MAVIFKIPGIYIRVQSAVYPYKNKKHRAASICLNSWPTMFKLLAVLPVLFLSFAMAWAQPSNVTGLSFQLVALSRVPDGHADNVSSYTAKDLRPLALTPSDYVHGVFVSIGTGQGGRRKILALDTAASTSWVMCEPCRPPLHQLGRLFSPAESPTFRGVRRDDPVCVPPYHRLHSTNGCSFAFPSAIGYLARDTFHLRHSERSVVKSISGVAFGCAHTTTGFYNEDILGGVLSLSPSPLSFLTQFGSRAGGRFSYCLPDPTTSHNPSGFIQFGIEVPSLPRHAHTTTLTVSASGYHLSLIGISLGNKRLDIDRHILTSHGCSINPAETITKIAEPAYIIVARELMAQMNELGSKQVKGPPSSPLVFNKISRRVRARLPNMVFHFADGGDMWFTAGKLFQVIGTTARFLVEGHGSHRTVIGAAQQVNARFIFNVAAGRLTFAEELCSREAA comes from the coding sequence CTGGCCCACCATGTTCAAGTTACTTGCAGTTCTCCCGGTGCTATTCTTGAGTTTTGCAATGGCATGGGCGCAGCCAAGCAATGTGACTGGCCTGAGCTTCCAGCTTGTCGCCCTTAGTCGGGTACCTGATGGGCACGCCGACAATGTCTCTTCCTACACTGCCAAGGACCTGCGCCCGTTGGCCTTGACACCGTCTGACTATGTGCATGGCGTGTTCGTGTCGATCGGTACTGGACAAGGTGGCAGGCGGAAGATCCTTGCGCTCGACACCGCTGCCAGCACGTCATGGGTGATGTGTGAGCCGTGTCGTCCACCGCTGCATCAACTCGGCAGACTCTTCTCGCCGGCCGAGTCTCCCACGTTCCGTGGTGTCCGCAGGGATGACCCTGTCTGCGTCCCACCTTACCACCGCCTCCACTCCACCAACGGGTGCTCCTTCGCCTTCCCTTCTGCCATTGGGTACCTTGCACGCGACACTTTCCACCTGCGTCATAGCGAGCGAAGTGTTGTGAAGTCTATTTCCGGTGTGGCGTTTGGTTGCGCGCACACCACCACTGGGTTCTACAACGAGGACATCCTCGGCGGGGTGCTCTCCCTCAGCCCCTCGCCACTCTCATTCCTGACACAATTTGGTTCGCGTGCCGGCGGGAGGTTCTCTTATTGCCTCCCCGATCCCACCACCTCGCACAACCCCAGTGGCTTCATCCAGTTTGGCATAGAAGTCCCAAGCCTGCCGCGGCACGCCCACACGACCACCCTCACCGTGAGTGCCTCGGGCTACCACCTCAGCCTCATTGGCATCAGCCTAGGGAACAAGCGTCTCGACATCGACAGACATATCCTCACCAGCCATGGCTGCAGCATCAACCCCGCCGAGACGATCACCAAGATCGCGGAGCCAGCATACATCATCGTGGCGAGAGAGCTGATGGCACAGATGAATGAGCTAGGATCAAAGCAGGTGAAGGGGCCGCCCAGCAGCCCGCTTGTCTTCAACAAGATTTCTAGGAGGGTGCGGGCGCGGCTCCCCAACATGGTGTTCCACTTTGCAGATGGTGGTGACATGTGGTTCACGGCGGGGAAGCTGTTTCAGGTGATTGGCACGACAGCACGGTTCTTGGTCGAGGGCCATGGGTCCCACCGAACGGTGATCGGCGCAGCGCAGCAGGTGAACGCACGGTTCATCTTCAATGTCGCTGCGGGGAGGCTGACCTTCGCGGAGGAGCTGTGCAGCAGGGAGGCAGCGTAG
- the LOC123395158 gene encoding aspartyl protease 25-like yields the protein MFKLLSTLLLPVFFVSFAIAWANPSNTSGLSFQIVALNRAVHPNGHTNNGSTYTIEDLRLPISTSAQYAYGVFVSLGTGEGTRLKVLALDTEASTSWVMCKPCHPSPPQVGNLFSPGASPTFHGVHSNDPVCTVPYRKTANGCSFHFSSITGYLSRDTFHLRTGRAGAVRESIPRVVFGCAHSSTGFHNDNTLGGVLSLSHLPLSLLTQLGAHASGRFSYCLPKSTGHNPHGSLFLGADVPSPPPHSHTTNLVIHPGVSGYHLNLIGITRGYKRLKIDKRVLVSHSCSINPAETITHIAEPIYLVVEKALVARMKELGSDRVKGPPGGPLWFDRMYQSVKEQLPNMAFHFEGGAELWFTSDRLFEVHGMNARFMVAGRGYRRTVIGAAQQVNTRFTFDVARGKLSFVSEVCD from the coding sequence ATGTTCAAATTACTTTCAACACTTCTTCTCCCAGTTTTCTTCGTGAGCTTTGCCATCGCATGGGCGAATCCTAGCAACACGTCAGGCCTAAGCTTCCAAATAGTCGCCCTTAATCGGGCGGTCCACCCTAACGGGCACACCAACAATGGCTCGACATACACCATCGAGGACCTGCGTCTGCCGATTTCAACATCGGCCCAGTATGCTTACGGCGTGTTCGTGTCGCTCGGCACCGGGGAAGGCACTAGGCTCAAGGTCCTCGCCCTCGACACCGAAGCCAGCACCTCGTGGGTGATGTGCAAGCCGTGCCACCCGTCGCCGCCGCAGGTCggcaacctcttctcaccgggcgCATCACCGACATTCCACGGGGTCCATAGCAACGATCCCGTTTGCACCGTGCCCTACCGAAAGACGGCCAatggctgctccttccacttctcGTCCATCACCGGGTACCTCTCACGCGACACCTTCCACCTCCGCACGGGCCGAGCGGGCGCGGTCAGGGAGTCTATTCCTCGTGTTGTGTTCGGTTGTGCACACTCATCCACTGGGTTCCACAATGACAACACCCTTGGCGGTGTGCTCTCCTTGAGCCACCTGCCGCTCTCACTCCTTACACAACTTGGTGCGCACGCCAgcgggaggttctcctactgcctCCCCAAGTCCACCGGGCACAATCCCCATGGCTCCCTCTTTCTCGGCGCCGATGTCCCAAGCCCTCCACCGCATTCCCATACGACCAACCTTGTCATACACCCCGGCGTCTCAGGCTACCATCTCAACCTTATCGGCATCACCCGGGGGTACAAGCGTCTCAAGATCGACAAGCGCGTCTTGGTCAGCCACAGCTGCAGCATCAACCCAGCAGAGACCATCACGCATATCGCGGAGCCAATATACCTTGTCGTGGAAAAAGCATTGGTGGCGCGTATGAAGGAGCTAGGATCGGACCGGGTGAAGGGGCCACCGGGCGGGCCGCTATGGTTTGATCGGATGTACCAATCGGTAAAAGAGCAGCTCCCCAACATGGCGTTTCACTTTGAGGGCGGCGCCGAGCTGTGGTTCACGTCCGATCGGCTGTTTGAGGTGCACGGCATGAATGCGCGGTTCATGGTCGCCGGCCGAGGGTACCGCCGGACGGTGATTGGCGCCGCGCAGCAGGTGAATACACGGTTCACGTTCGATGTCGCCCGGGGGAAGCTGTCCTTCGTGTCGGAGGTGTGCGACTGA